From Erinaceus europaeus chromosome 9, mEriEur2.1, whole genome shotgun sequence, one genomic window encodes:
- the LOC103118357 gene encoding keratin-associated protein 15-1: MSYNYSSGNFSSRTFGGYLGCPASTSETVFPNNVVYSSGAYQLGSPLYADFQETFNEPAECQNSCTVTRPFPRSCYRQKNFFLSNPCQTNYTGSLGYGNVGFGSFGYGNTGFQSQGCGSTFYRPAYFSSKHWQSSCYQPAFGNRFYGSTY; the protein is encoded by the coding sequence ATGTCTTATAACTACAGCTCTGGAAACTTCTCCTCCCGCACTTTTGGAGGCTACCTGGGATGTCCAGCTTCTACCTCTGAGACTGTCTTCCCTAACAACGTAGTCTACTCTTCCGGTGCCTACCAACTGGGCTCTCCTCTCTATGCAGATTTTCAGGAGACCTTCAACGAGCCTGCCGAGTGCCAGAACTCCTGTACTGTGACCAGACCCTTCCCAAGATCCTGCTACCGCCAGAAGAATTTCTTCCTCAGCAATCCCTGTCAGACCAATTACACTGGCTCTCTGGGATATGGAAATGTTGGCTTTGGGTCTTTTGGTTATGGAAACACTGGATTCCAATCCCAAGGCTGTGGATCCACCTTCTACCGCCCAGCTTACTTTTCTTCCAAGCACTGGCAGTCATCTTGCTACCAACCAGCCTTTGGTAATCGCTTTTATGGATCAACTTACTGA
- the LOC103118356 gene encoding keratin-associated protein 14-like produces MSPVNMSYNCSSGNFSGFFGNNLRYPASTFGSSCLGNQAYSTDFQTPSTCQLISPFSSSCPKNCCESFRCQTSGVVSSPCQISCYRPRPSTLCNPCQTTFSGSLGRGTNGCQFSGCGFTLGLGPSGLQSAGCSSNSFSPLNCRPDFYRPTYFSSSNCQSVSYQPACGSSF; encoded by the coding sequence ATGTCTCCTGTCAACATGTCCTACAACTGCAGCTCTGGAAACTTCTCTGGCTTCTTTGGGAATAACCTGCGTTACCCAGCCTCTACCTTTGGTTCATCCTGCCTTGGCAACCAGGCGTACAGCACAGACTTCCAGACTCCCAGCACCTGCCAGCTGATCTCTCCTTTCTCCAGTAGCTGCCCTAAGAACTGCTGTGAGTCTTTCAGGTGTCAGACTTCAGGTGTGGTGTCCAGTCCCTGCCAGATCTCCTGCTACCGCCCAAGGCCTTCCACACTCTGCAATCCCTGTCAAACAACTTTCAGTGGGTCTCTAGGTAGGGGGACCAATGGCTGTCAGTTTTCTGGTTGTGGTTTCACATTGGGCTTAGGACCCAGTGGTTTACAATCAGCAGGTTGTAGTTCCAATTCTTTCTCCCCCCTAAACTGTAGACCTGACTTTTACAGGCCAACTTACTTCTCTTCTAGTAACTGCCAATCTGTTTCTTACCAGCCAGCCTGTGGATCTTCTTTCTAA